A window of Acinonyx jubatus isolate Ajub_Pintada_27869175 chromosome B2, VMU_Ajub_asm_v1.0, whole genome shotgun sequence genomic DNA:
aggagagtgTCCTCTGGGCCCAGGTGGCCCGACAGGGCAGGctaaagaaacagaaagtctcttccttctccctgaccAACAGCTGGTCACTCAGCAGAGCAGAGCCCTGGGTACAAGACCCAGGAGGGGAGACGGGGATCCGCTCCCATCAGCGAGACCCCCTCCTGATCTAACGTTCCTCCCTTCTGGCCCCTTAGCCTCCGCCATCAAGAGAAGCACTCCTCTTCCACAGCTGGCCAGTATCCTCCAGAGTGGAATTGTCGTCACCAagggcccagcccccacctcagGCCCCGATGCCCCTTTCACCACCAGTGTGACAGTGCTCACACCTGGTCTCTTCACCATGACCAGACTCGTGCCCTCCGCTGCCTCAGGGTCCATCAGACTGACCTCCATGACAGGCTACAGCTTCACCAGCGCTGGCTCCTCTACCATGGGGCCCGGGAGGACCATGGGGTCCCAGACCGTGACTGTGCCCCCCAGCGATGCCGGAGCTTCCTCTGCTGGCCTACTGTCTGTGTCTACCAGGGCTGGGCCCCCGCGTGCCAGATCACCCACCACGGGAACGTGCCATACCAGTGGGTCTCTCATCAACAAATTATCCCCTGACAGGTACCCGGGGGTCGTGGGGCTGAATGACGTTTGACCGGATATGGCAGCTGTTCTTGGGGCCTCCACTTAGAGCCGACCTTCCCTTTCAGGAGGCCCGTCTGGCCTGCTGTTGAATGGCGGGTGGGTAGGACGCCAGAAGCTGGGAAGGAGTGGTGCCATCCATACGGGCTGGCAGTGGGAAGTGAGGGCTGAGGAGGGGTCAGCCTAAGAGTCTGTGGATGAAGAGGAGAAGGTAGGGGCAGGACAAGGATGCGCCTCGGGAGTAGGAAGTGGGAAATGGGGGATGCTTTAAATTGGGTTCCCCCGGAAGCCACCTCTGGGACCAGGAATGCTGGAAAGAGCGCAGGGAAATGAGACAGGGAGCCCGTAGAGAACCTAATCAAGCCACCACCACTGTGGGCAGCGGAGCTCAGCCCATGGGGTGGGCTCTGGGGCCCTGCGTCAGACGCCCACCTGAAGGGCAAGAGAGCTGTGGTATTAATACACCTACTCCCACTGGCCATTGGTAGAGGGCTGCCTGTCCTGGGTGGGAGAGAGGGCTCCAGTAACAAAAGAAAGTCCTCAggccaaaaaatatttgaatggagGTGCCCAGGGCTGGTGCACACGGAGTGCTACAGGCAAGGGGTTACAGGCTGTGCGCCTCCCGCATCAGCTGCAGAGGACAGCAGAAGGAAGGGCCGCCACGAGAGGCTCCCACTGTGAGGACAGCAAGACTCTCAATCTCCTCTGTCACAAATGGGGGTCCCTTAAGAGTCCTCGTCCTCAGCAGTGAGCAGGTTTGAGGAAACAGTGGAGGAGATGCTCCCCTCCACCTGGGACTCTCCCCCTGACCCCCAAGCTCCTCACTTCCTCCTGCCACAGCTGGGTTCCCAAGGAAGGGAGGCCATCACCCCGGCCAAGGCCTGTGAGGATTTCTCCAGGTCTGGCTCCTCTCCTGCCGCACGCAGGAAGACATGGGTCTGGGAGGAGGGAGCCGGGTGCTCACCTCCTCCCCGCTCCGTCCTGTCCCCTCAGGCACCAGGATTCATATCCCATTGTGCTCCTGGGGGTGCTGACCTTCCTCCCAGTGCCTGTGATGTTGATCGTGGTCTATGGGTTCTGGAAGAAGAGACACATGGGGAGTGAGTACAgcccaccctcccagcctcctgAGGGCAGAGCAATGGGGCTTGACACGCTTTCCAAAGCGCCGGCCTGCACTCCATTCCCAGGCGGTGTGTCCTCACCTTTGTTGGCCAGAAGGACTGCTTGGcacccaggggagggaggagggtgggtgaaCAGGAAAGGTGCCGCATGACCCTCCCGGGGCCGACCCAGCAGAAAGTGGAGGGCAGAGCCAGAAGGAGGGATGGACTGgcccaggagggtggggggaggggagcaccgGAGCCCTGCCCTTCATCTCTGTCCTTGTCCTCCCAGGCTACAGGGTGTGCGACAATCCTGCTAGAGCCTGGAGGGACCCACTTGGAAGCCCGGAGCCTCCGTGGAAGCCTACTTGGTCCGAGGCCACTTAACTATGGAGTAGGAAAGCTGTTCCTGGAGGGGCCCTAGGAGGCCAGGGGAGGATTAAGATGGGGACCTGTGTGAACTGGAGCCAGACCGATGCTGGACTCaggccccccccttcccccccgcaGAACCAGAGGCTGCTCTTGGCCCGCTCAGACCCCTTGGGCTGCCAAGAACCTGAGAACGCTCAGAATGGAGGGCACCAGGACGAAAACCGCAGGGCAAGCCACCGAGGGGATCCTGAGTCCCAGGCCCCCGCTGGGTGGCAGAGAAGCCTTGTAGAGAGCTCAGGAGCCCCTTGTATGCAGCAGAGGGGAGCAGACGGGTGGGCCGCTGCTCTCTCCCCATCCCGAACCCTGTGCCCTCAGCCGCCTTCTGCTCCCCTCAAGCTTCCCCACGTGCTTGGGGAGGAGAGAGTCTCAGAGGCAGCTGGTGTCTTAGGGGCCCCGCCCtggaggagaagaaggaacagTGACCAAGAGTTGGAGATCCACAGGGGTTTGGCAGCAGGGGACCCCAGAGCGGCCTAAGCCCCCCACCCTTGGGGCCCCGCGCCCTCTGATGGGCCTCTGGATATGCCCTGCCTTGACTGCAGTGCCTGTCCCTGAAGTCCTGGGAGCCAGCCAGCAGAGGCCACCAACCCACTGTGGCCTGTCACCCATTGGCAGGCCCTCTAGTTGTGACCAGGCCGCCCAGAGCCCCTTGGCTGCAGGACCAGCCTGTCCCCGGACGGGGGCTGTACTCAGGGCTCTTCCCCTCGGTTCCCAGCTGCAGGCCTGAGCTCTCACAGAAGGCGGAGGGCCCTCCAAAGTCCACCGCAGGGGAGGCCATGGCTCAGAAAAGGGTGGATCGCCCACCCGCCCCCAAGGACTCATTGTCCCCTGGGAAGAGAGGAGCCACGTGGGACCCAGCAAGGACAGCCTGGAGCTGAGCACAGCCTGGAGGAAcgcctggggctggaggagggcagggagtctGGCCTCTGCTTCACTGGCCTCTGCTCAGACTTGGCCTCGCCTGCCGTGAAGGCTGGAGAGTATGGGCTGGATTCCTCCCCTGGAGCAGGGGCCCTACTAGTCTGGAGCAACTGGAATAAGCACCTAGGGATCAATGTGGCATTTCCACTCTCCCCCTGGAGCAGGGCCCTCCCAGGAGGGACAGCAGATGTCATTGTCAGGAGAGTGACATGGCCAGGGCCTTGATGGGTGGCTGGGGGGCCACCCCAGaatggaggtggggagacaggaagggacAGAAGGGACAGAAGGTAATCCTGGAGGACTGCAGGGAAGAGGCATCTCTTTTCTGCGTCCAGAAGGGGGCACTAGAGGAGGGACTCAGATTGAGGAACCCACAAGCCCGGTGTCAGGtcatacacacacgcgcgcactcAGAGTGATCTCGGTCCTCTCTATCAGGAGGGTGTGCCCACGACCTTGGTGTGCAACTAGGAGGGGGTTCATTTCCCTGGGGAACACAGCTCCCCCAGAGCCCCACTCCATTCAAGATCCTGCAACAGCACACTTACAGCCCCGCCTGTGGGAGAGCCGCAGAGGGCTCAGGACGGGGACTGGGGGATGCCCCCTGTCACTGTGTGACCCTGTGCAAGTAACTAACCCTATCAGACCTCATTGTCCTCTGTTGTGAAAGAGGACACTAACTCTACCTCCCAAGACTGCTTTCAAGGATCAAGTAGAGTGACAGGAACCTCTTACCACCGAGTAAATGCCTCCTGATTGCTCGTCCCCAAGCTCTTCTCCAGCTCTAGCGTATGCTTTGTCCACACTAAAGCCCTCTGGGCCCTATTTCTCTGTTGTGCCCTAAATTGAAAGGGGCtagggagggcagagggacacACGGGCAGGCCTCAGGCGGTGGGTGCTGGACCTAGGCAGAGGCCTTCGGCTGTGCGCTGATGTCAGGGTAGCTGTTAGGGGACCCCCCCCATCCCTGTTTGCTGAGGATGAGGGGCTCCCGGAATTGGGTGAGCCTGTACCAGGTGCCCACCCTTGGAGCCTGCTCCCACGTGAACTCCCCAGGAAGGATACAGGGTACTGGGAAAGGAATACAGAGCCCCCGCCCCGGGTCTCCAGCCCTGTTGGGGCCTGGGTGGCCTCTTTGGACCTCCAGTGCTCTGGGACATTTTCCTGAAAGCCCcagcctttcatttttctccttgtccTTACCCTTTTTCCCCTGGAGCTGCAGGAGGATCCAGATCCTCAGGAGATCCTAGGCAGGGggtgcatgggggtgggggtgggggtgggtatcacacaggctgctgctgctgttgttagTGGCTAAGGCAACAAAGCTTCCTGAGCAATCGACTGTGATGACAGGACACGCCCGTGGAGGGCTTCCTGTCGTGACCAAGGGCCGGGACACGTAAAGAAAACCCAGCTCGGGGGGATGTCTGCTCTGCGGAACATAGAAGACACATCTGTCACCGTGGGACACACGCGCTCCCACTGGAAGTCCAGCAAGCAAGCCTCAAGTTCACGGTCCTCCCAGGTGGCTGCAAAAGGTTTCTCAGTCTGCATGAAACTGAGTCGGTGTACCGTCCTCCTTCAGGCTGATGGACTTGTTACCCCAGGGCTGGGAATAGGGAGAGCGGAAGGCCTcctctgcccgcccctccccccagggggCTGCCTCAGCTGCAGAGAGAGGCCTCACCAAGGGCAGTCCCCCTCCCAGGGTGGCCCGTCACCCCTGACCGGCTGTCGCAGGCTCCAAAGCCCCGGCATCTCCTTGCCACCCTGGAGAGCATCCTGTCTTCAGATCTTTGCAGGCCTGAGCTTCCTGTTGACCtgtccttctcttccctgcttggTCCCCGGGCATGTTAGGCCTCCCGTGCTAACCTCCACCTCAGAATCTGTGCCCCCACAAACCCGACCTGCCACACTGCATTTTTACAAGGTGTCCTCCTTTCTTCGTTGTCTATTAACTATACACAGCCTGTGGTGATTGTTATTCCGTGGCTCTTCTAATGACAATTATTCTTAAAAACGTGCTTGATTACTGTGGTCTTTGGACAAATGCTTGGGGAGTGATGATggcaggctgggagctggggacATGGGGTGACTGGGGTGGGGAGactcccctccagcctccccgATCCTCTTCCCCCCCTGCCAGTTATGCTCCCCCGCTTCATTCTTTCCCACCCTTGCCAGAATATTCCCTGATTCCCTGCACCTCTTCCTGGAaatgactctccctctctcttctcctctgcccctccagtcCCCACACAAcccccccagctcccaggcaGGCCTGGACAAGAAGGCTCAGACCACTGGGCACCTCCAAAGGTCCCCTAACTGGGTCACTCCCCGTCAGCCACTGCTTTACCGGGTGGGGAGGAGGTAGCTGAGGGCTGGGAGGAAGTGGTCAGctagaggggagaaagaaaggagaaataggtTCTGCTTTCACCAGAGTTTCTTCCTGGGCTTCCACAGCTTTCTACATCCCAACCCCAGTGTGACAAGGAGGAAGAGGCTGAGCACAAGAGAGCCACAGCAGTAGCCGCAGAGTCTCCTGGAGCCTCAGTCCAGTCTCGGGGTTGTCGCCTTTCGGGGCTCACGTGTAGCACCTGCAGCGGGAAGgtcccctcctcccaggcctcctACTGCCCCGTTGGAGCACGCTTCTTCCCCCGGACCAGCGAGGGTGGCTGTGCTGaatccccacccctgtcccccagccAGAAGCTCCCTGTCCTCGGgacttccctctcccaccccggCTCAAGAAGAGGGCCCATGGCCGGGGGGGGCACACACCTGCTGCTATCTGTCCTTCTGATGCTCCTGGCATCATCAGGTGATGAGGACCAAGGGAGGGAACAGGGcaagaggagggggaggtggccgGGTGAGGCAGGCCAGAAGGGgacaggggcggggtggggctgTGGCCTGAGGCTGCCTCTGGGGCCCTTTCTGCAGAGGAAGGCACCTATCTCCTGGCCCTGCAGTGGCAGATGAACTGCTCCCCGACCCGAGTTTCTTTTCAGGCTCCTGGGAACAGAAGTCACCGTTGCTGCACAAACTGGAAGGGGAGACGGTCTCCGTGAAGTGCATGTACCCGCCCTGGACAGGTTCAAACATGATGAGAGTCTGGTGCAGGGACATTTCAGCAGATACTTGTATCGTGTTAGCCTCCAACACCAGGCTCCCGAGAGTGTCCAGGGATCCTCGAAACTCTATTCAGGATTATTCCAGTTTAGGCTACTTCATCGTCACCATGACTGAGCTCAGGGTGAAAGACTCTGGATTTTATTCATGTGGATTCTACAAATCCTCAGAGATCTCTGTTCTCAGAAAATTCCGTCTGGTGGTATCTCGGGGTGAGTTCTTGCCCTTCCTCGTGTGGTCCTCAGCCTTCCTAAACCACAGGTGTTAGAGCTAGAGAAGACTCtaaaagcattttcttcttgGCTCTCACAGCCAAAAACCAGTGccctttgcccaaggtcaccgtGAATTAAAGGCAGAACCAGCAGAACTCAGACCTGCTGGCTCACTTGGTTCTTCCTTTCCCATCACATGTGTCTCTGAACAGTTTTGTTGCTACCAACAAGACTCGTCCGTTGATTTCTAATGACTGTAAGGCTCCCTCAAGTTTGACGAGACTGGCTGGTGACTGGGCCACTCCTGGGCATCCCCACCCCTGACCCTAACCCCTAACCTTCTCTCAAAGGGTTGTGCTTGAGTCCCAGGAAGCCAGTTGGGTTAACAAATGGCGGACAGGCAGGAGGCAGCCAGTCAGTGAGGCAGACGTGGGGCTTCGAGGGTGAGGTTGGGAGGTGCAGCGGCCGAGGGGTCAGAAGACATGGGTCCtcaccctggccctgccccttaTAGTCGAGAGACCATAAGCCTCAGGTGGGGAGCTTGGCGGTGCTCCCCATCTGAGGCCCCAGGTGTATTTCTTGAAAACCTCCgagtggttggggcacctgggtggctcagtcggttgagtgtccgacttcggctcaggtcatgatctcatggtttgtgggttcgagccccacgtggggctctgtgctgtcggctcggagcctggagcctgcttcaattctgtgtctccctctctctctgccccttccccgctcatgatctgtctctctctgtctctcaaaaatgaataaacgttaaaaaaaattaaaaaaaaaaaaaacaacctccgAGTGGCAAAGcctgcccgccctcccccccacccccactgagtTTCTCTGTGATGGCCAGAGCCTGAATGGCATCTTCCCAGACCCCTGCCCTCCTTCCAAGCCTGCTCAGCCATTCCGTGAGCTGGGCACCCAGAGGACGCAGGTCAGCTGCTTGGCCAGTCACCGCCTAAGCCGTGGCTCACCGCCCTCCCCCATGTAGGGCAGGGGCTGTACTCTAGAAGGGGAATCAGAAACCTTGAGACCCACTCCTGTGCTGGAGGAGCCCACAGCGCCCTCCCACCCCAGGAAGGCAGATACATAGGTAAAGGGTtaggagggtgggtggtgggcggCATAATGGAAGCATGTTGGGTGGCGGCCCAGTGGAAGGGAGAGACCAGGATGGTGGAGAAAGCAGTGGTATGGATTCTCCTGGAGGACTCCCCAGAGGAGGTGATACCGCCTGGGCCTTACTGAAGGAGCAGGACCCCCAGACAAaagtgggggcaggtgggagggaagCATTATGGGTGGAGAGTACATGATATGTtcaaagaacacagaaaagaCTGTGGAATATAGCCAAGTGATAGTGTGGTCCTAATCTAAAGCCACTTGCATGGTGGCACTTCACTGTGAGGAAAACCCAAGAGACATGGGTTCTGCTTTCACCAGAGTTTCTTCCTGGGCTTCCACAGCTTTCTACATCCACATCACTCAGAGTAACACCCCCACTTGgcccagagccctgtgtgggcccATCCTCCCCAGGGCCACGGGCTAGAAGTGGGGAGCCTGCAATGCGGAGCAAACACATGGGAGTGCTCCTCTCGTGGTCGTGTCTTTCAGCTACAACCACGCCCACCACCACGAGCACCAGGAGCACCACAGCCTGGACCTCCGCCGCCAGCCCTGTCACCGACAGGTACTGTCACCTGCCTCCCGGTCCTCTCTGTCCTCCACTTCCTCCCCCCCCATGGCCGACTGTGTGAAATGCCTCCAGCTACCGCATGCCCATAGACGCCTGGCTCTCAGGGGGGCAGAATGCTTCAGGTCACTTGCTTCAggcctcttggagcctcagttttgtcatctgcaaaatggggccaGTGGACATTCTCACCTTACAGCAGGGTTGCTTACCTTGGGCAAGGCTGACATTTGTTGCGAGGGGTGTCCCGGGCGGCAgcgtccctggcctctgcccatgGGACAGCAACAGCACAAACCTCCCTGAGACCACCCAGGTGTGGCAACCAAACCAAAATGTCTCCGGACACTGCCAAGTTTGCCTCGGGGCAGAACCACCGTCTTACGGAGTTGCCGTGAGGATTAAGTGGGATTGTGTCTGGCCCAGCGCCAGGCATGTGCCCAGAGCTTCTTCCTTGGCCTCTCCCCTCTTCCAGCCACAGGCGTCCGGGGGAAGGGGGCACTCTGTCATTACTACAACCCCCGGCCTGATTTCTTCTCTACCCCTGCCTGATGGGTTCTAGGCCCCGACCCCCCGGGACTGACCTGATAGCCGCTCTTATTCCAGACTCCATCCTCCCTGCCGTCTCTCCACCCACCATCACTGCGATGGGAACCCGGGGCTCTCACAACCATGGTTCCTTGCTTCAAGGCAGTATGTCCAGAAACCAGGTGGAGCTGGTCATGGAGCTGAGAGGTGTCCCTAAAGTGGCTGCCTCCGGGGCTTAGGGCTTCAACGCTTGCCACCCTGGGGAGCCTGCTGTGGTGTGACAAAGCCTGTCTTTGTGTTCTGCTTTCGACTTAAGACAGGCCCTATCCAGATGTGTTTATCATGTGGCAGAACTGTGGGTCACAGGAAACCAGTGTTCTCTGAGAGCTGAGCGCCTCTCACAGGCAGGCTGAGGTGACAGAGCCGGGACCAAGAATAGTTTAGGGGAGCAGGTTGGAGGGGTGAGTGCAGACCCTGCAACAGGGGCCCGGGGGCAAGTCAGGGGATAGCAgccagaaaagggaaagggagcaAAGACAGCAGGCATTGGTGCCATTCccctttcacagaggaggaaacataGCCCAGACGTGGCTAGATGTGCATGGCTTACGGGGCAGAGTCCTTGACCATGGGGCTGCCTCCTGGCCAGCTCAGCGGGAGGGGCTGTCATGACCACCACACACGTGGGGAGAGGGATGGCTTCCCCGCAGAAGGTTGGCTCCCACTTTCCTCACCCTGCTGGCTGTTCCTTATTCCCAAGCTCCGAAAGCAATTGGCGTCTCATCATTCCCACCTCGACGGTGGCcgtcctgctgctgctggtgctcaTGGTCCTCATGATCCTGTACTTCAAGAAAGCCCGAGGAAGTGCCGGGAAAGGTAAAGCCCAGAGCTGGCTCAGAGCAGACCACTGAGGGCGTGGCCATGATGTCCTCGTGCCCGCGAGCCGTGAGGACCAGGCTTATTGTGCCCATTCTACCACCAAGGAAATTGAGGCCCGCAAGACAAGGTGGCCAGGATCCCCTGGGTGCTCTTGCTTTGCAGAACAGCAGGCAGGATCATTCTCTTCAGAGGCTCAAGGTCAGCTTCCTCTAAGCCTAACTTGCCTAAAATTGGGCATTCTGCTATCATTTTGGGATCGTATAATTTGCCATCTTTTTATAGGTaaggatttacttttttttattttttaaaaaagctttatttctgttgagagagggaaagtgcaagcaggggaaggggcagagagagagagggagacagagagactctgcactgacagtgtgcagcctgacacagggctctgtcccacaaactgtgagattaagacttgagccaaagtcaagggttgaatgtttaactgactgagccacctatcgTGAAAGATTTTTAAGCAAATTTATCTAAAAACCTTTCTGGTCAACGGTATTGGTTTTTAATTGtcactattgtttttatttatgttttcttaattttcttaatgttttatttatttttgagagacagagaagggggaggggcagagagagagggagacacagaatccgaagcaggatccaggctctgagctgc
This region includes:
- the TREML2 gene encoding trem-like transcript 2 protein isoform X2; translation: MAPTFLLLLLLLLWLQGPVSGVPAENVYTKVQHLEGETLSVQCSYKSRKNHVEGKVWCKIRRKKCEPGFTRVWTQGPRYLLQDDAKAKVVKITMAALRRQDSGRYWCMRNSSGTLYPLTGFLLEVSPASAIKRSTPLPQLASILQSGIVVTKGPAPTSGPDAPFTTSVTVLTPGLFTMTRLVPSAASGSIRLTSMTGYSFTSAGSSTMGPGRTMGSQTVTVPPSDAGASSAGLLSVSTRAGPPRARSPTTGTCHTSGSLINKLSPDRHQDSYPIVLLGVLTFLPVPVMLIVVYGFWKKRHMGSYRVCDNPARAWRDPLGSPEPPWKPTWSEAT
- the TREML2 gene encoding trem-like transcript 2 protein isoform X1, producing the protein MAPTFLLLLLLLLWLQGPVSGVPAENVYTKVQHLEGETLSVQCSYKSRKNHVEGKVWCKIRRKKCEPGFTRVWTQGPRYLLQDDAKAKVVKITMAALRRQDSGRYWCMRNSSGTLYPLTGFLLEVSPASAIKRSTPLPQLASILQSGIVVTKGPAPTSGPDAPFTTSVTVLTPGLFTMTRLVPSAASGSIRLTSMTGYSFTSAGSSTMGPGRTMGSQTVTVPPSDAGASSAGLLSVSTRAGPPRARSPTTGTCHTSGSLINKLSPDRHQDSYPIVLLGVLTFLPVPVMLIVVYGFWKKRHMGSEYSPPSQPPEGRAMGLDTLSKAPACTPFPGGVSSPLLARRTAWHPGEGGGWVNRKGAA
- the TREML2 gene encoding trem-like transcript 2 protein isoform X3; its protein translation is MAPTFLLLLLLLLWLQGPVSGVPAENVYTKVQHLEGETLSVQCSYKSRKNHVEGKVWCKIRRKKCEPGFTRVWTQGPRYLLQDDAKAKVVKITMAALRRQDSGRYWCMRNSSGTLYPLTGFLLEVSPASAIKRSTPLPQLASILQSGIVVTKGPAPTSGPDAPFTTSVTVLTPGLFTMTRLVPSAASGSIRLTSMTGYSFTSAGSSTMGPGRTMGSQTVTVPPSDAGASSAGLLSVSTRAGPPRARSPTTGTCHTSGSLINKLSPDRLQGVRQSC
- the LOC106985432 gene encoding uncharacterized protein LOC106985432 translates to MSALRNIEDTSVTVGHTRSHWKSSKQASSSRSSQLSTSQPQCDKEEEAEHKRATAVAAESPGASVQSRGCRLSGLTCSTCSGKVPSSQASYCPVGARFFPRTSEGGCAESPPLSPSQKLPVLGTSLSHPGSRRGPMAGGGTHLLLSVLLMLLASSGSWEQKSPLLHKLEGETVSVKCMYPPWTGSNMMRVWCRDISADTCIVLASNTRLPRVSRDPRNSIQDYSSLGYFIVTMTELRVKDSGFYSCGFYKSSEISVLRKFRLVVSRATTTPTTTSTRSTTAWTSAASPVTDSSESNWRLIIPTSTVAVLLLLVLMVLMILYFKKARGSAGKGEDKLHVYDNISVQREKTTEHREDSSSGQRRSQGSNQQMGSDEDSGAICYASLTHLNNFDLEDSIYVNTHPNLRPTPDPLLTVEYASISGSRPQPSNLTALEGETQELKADFTGQ